The Chloracidobacterium sp. genome window below encodes:
- a CDS encoding peptidoglycan-binding protein, with product MLRKHAFFAILVACLLVSFSGMTVAFTQDTPAAEEGSKPKKKPRANNPNTDYGKAQTILKEAGLYKGEITGYKNAETTEALRKYQEQNGLKVTGTLTNETREKMGLPKRKAPAKKKKEEGGQTTPSS from the coding sequence ATGCTACGAAAACACGCTTTCTTTGCCATACTGGTCGCTTGCCTGCTGGTGAGCTTCAGCGGGATGACGGTTGCTTTCACTCAAGACACGCCGGCGGCTGAAGAAGGGTCCAAACCCAAGAAGAAGCCGCGCGCCAACAACCCCAACACTGACTACGGCAAGGCGCAGACCATCCTCAAGGAAGCCGGTTTGTACAAAGGTGAAATCACCGGCTACAAAAACGCCGAAACGACGGAGGCGCTGCGCAAGTACCAGGAACAGAACGGCTTGAAGGTCACCGGTACGCTCACCAATGAAACGCGCGAAAAGATGGGTCTGCCCAAGCGCAAGGCTCCGGCGAAAAAGAAGAAGGAAGAAGGTGGCCAAACCACGCCTTCTTCATAG
- the priA gene encoding primosomal protein N', with product MPEVTHSQIDSSQPELFAEVAVPAAVMRTYTYRIPPEHHAYAEPGCRVVVSFGRQTLVGYVVAVCEQPPSGLKAADIKDIAYWLDQTPVVNAELLSLTRWVADYYFAPWGETLKAALPAGLDVILEDWVTLTETGRQAAALQRTDVRTRDGRFLAWLAEIGGAVLLDALPSDRFGKHRRQMARDLERAGLVTITTRPAQTRVGVKQRLVVRPLNLPETPDSPAQARVVARLQEGKTETVTDLALHAGVSPSVIRQMARKGLVEVVPEVVRRDPLAHLADLPPAPPLELTPEQRQACEAVLAAHDAGKFQTFLLHGVTGSGKTEVYLAAISAVLERGGSALMLVPEIGLTPMLARRLIQRFGPLVALLHSSLAPGERVDEWERIRSGAARVVIGTRSAVFAPLVNLRLIVVDEEHDASYKQSESAPHYHGRDTAILRASRLNCPVILGSATPAVETFQNALSGKYTRLVLSQRIGSRSLPEVTLVDMREVFKRHGATRFISDELQTAIAETCAQGEQVMVLLNRRGFASCWLCRECGFVAECPHCSVTLTYHRSDNYLACHYCGHTTPPPVVCPECRGEGIAYIGEGTEQLEARLRELFPMLSIARLDRDTTRRRGAFERIFNDFASGSLNILVGTQMIAKGHDFPNVTLVGVVSVDAGLMMPDFRAPERTFQLIAQVAGRAGRGDRPGRVIVQTYRPEHYALVAGCRQDYEAFFEQEILQRRELYYPPFCVLANVVIRHERELEGQALAEKAAALLRRSLPASNGSPDALRVLGPSPAPLARLRGEYRFQILLKARQRRRLREALQDMLPELTDSERRHVFVEIDPLDLM from the coding sequence ATGCCAGAAGTCACCCATTCGCAGATCGACAGCTCTCAACCGGAGTTATTCGCTGAAGTCGCTGTCCCGGCGGCAGTCATGCGCACCTATACTTACCGGATTCCACCTGAACACCACGCCTATGCTGAGCCGGGCTGCCGCGTCGTCGTCTCCTTTGGACGGCAAACTCTCGTGGGCTACGTCGTCGCCGTCTGCGAGCAACCGCCTAGCGGTTTGAAAGCGGCTGACATTAAGGACATTGCCTACTGGCTGGATCAAACACCTGTCGTCAATGCGGAGTTGTTGTCGCTAACCCGGTGGGTCGCCGACTACTACTTTGCGCCATGGGGCGAGACGCTGAAGGCGGCGCTGCCCGCTGGACTCGATGTCATTCTTGAAGATTGGGTGACGCTCACGGAAACCGGACGGCAAGCTGCCGCCCTACAGCGAACAGACGTCCGAACGCGCGACGGCCGTTTTCTCGCTTGGCTGGCTGAGATTGGCGGCGCCGTCTTACTCGACGCCCTACCGTCGGATCGTTTTGGGAAGCACCGGCGTCAGATGGCGCGTGATCTTGAACGCGCCGGACTGGTCACAATCACGACGCGCCCGGCGCAAACGCGCGTCGGCGTGAAGCAACGCTTGGTGGTGCGACCCTTGAACTTGCCGGAGACACCGGATTCCCCAGCACAGGCGCGCGTTGTGGCGCGACTTCAGGAAGGGAAAACCGAAACCGTGACGGACTTGGCCCTGCATGCCGGCGTCAGCCCCTCTGTCATCCGCCAGATGGCTCGAAAGGGGCTGGTTGAAGTTGTTCCTGAAGTCGTTCGCCGCGATCCGCTCGCGCATTTAGCCGATTTGCCGCCTGCGCCGCCGCTTGAACTCACGCCTGAACAACGCCAAGCCTGTGAGGCTGTGCTGGCCGCCCATGACGCCGGCAAGTTCCAGACGTTTTTGCTGCATGGCGTCACTGGTTCCGGCAAAACGGAAGTGTACTTGGCCGCCATCAGCGCTGTTCTGGAACGTGGCGGCTCGGCGCTGATGCTCGTGCCGGAAATCGGCCTTACGCCAATGCTGGCGCGGAGGCTCATCCAGCGGTTCGGACCGCTAGTCGCGCTGCTGCATTCCTCGCTTGCGCCGGGCGAGCGCGTAGACGAATGGGAGCGCATTCGTTCCGGCGCGGCGCGGGTTGTCATCGGAACGCGCTCGGCTGTGTTTGCGCCGCTGGTCAACCTGCGGCTCATCGTTGTGGACGAAGAGCACGACGCTTCATACAAGCAGTCTGAAAGCGCGCCGCACTACCACGGGCGCGACACGGCGATCTTGCGCGCCAGCCGGCTTAACTGCCCGGTGATATTGGGCAGCGCCACCCCAGCCGTCGAGACGTTTCAGAATGCGCTGAGCGGCAAGTACACGCGCTTGGTCTTATCCCAACGCATTGGCAGCCGTAGCTTGCCGGAAGTGACGCTGGTGGACATGCGCGAAGTCTTCAAGCGCCACGGCGCGACGCGCTTCATTTCCGATGAACTGCAAACCGCCATCGCGGAGACCTGCGCGCAGGGTGAACAGGTTATGGTGTTGCTGAATCGGCGCGGCTTTGCCAGTTGTTGGCTGTGCCGGGAGTGCGGCTTCGTGGCCGAGTGCCCGCACTGTTCCGTCACGCTGACGTACCACCGGAGCGACAACTACTTGGCTTGCCATTACTGCGGCCACACGACGCCGCCGCCCGTCGTCTGTCCGGAATGTCGTGGGGAAGGCATCGCGTACATCGGCGAGGGGACGGAGCAACTTGAAGCGCGCTTGCGCGAGCTGTTCCCGATGTTATCCATTGCGCGCCTAGACCGCGACACTACGCGCCGGCGCGGCGCTTTTGAGCGCATCTTCAACGATTTCGCCTCCGGCAGTCTCAATATCCTCGTCGGGACGCAGATGATTGCCAAAGGGCATGACTTCCCGAATGTGACGCTGGTGGGCGTCGTCTCGGTTGACGCAGGCTTGATGATGCCGGACTTTCGCGCCCCGGAACGCACCTTCCAGCTTATTGCGCAGGTCGCCGGCCGCGCCGGGCGCGGCGACCGGCCGGGGCGCGTCATTGTCCAGACCTACCGACCTGAGCACTATGCGCTGGTCGCCGGCTGCCGGCAGGACTACGAAGCGTTTTTTGAGCAGGAAATCCTCCAGCGCCGCGAACTGTACTACCCGCCGTTCTGCGTTCTCGCCAACGTCGTCATTCGTCACGAACGCGAGCTGGAAGGGCAGGCGCTGGCTGAAAAAGCCGCTGCTTTGTTGCGGCGGTCGCTACCGGCATCCAACGGCTCACCAGATGCTCTACGGGTTCTAGGGCCGTCACCGGCGCCGCTGGCGCGACTGCGCGGCGAGTACCGCTTTCAAATCCTCCTCAAGGCGCGTCAGCGCCGACGCCTTCGGGAAGCGCTGCAAGACATGCTGCCGGAACTCACCGACAGCGAACGTCGTCACGTCTTTGTTGAAATTGACCCGCTTGATTTGATGTGA
- a CDS encoding ribonuclease J — protein sequence MNGTRLEIIPLGGLGEFGMNCMVMRYGGDIIVIDAGLMFSEVGHFGVDSMTPDFSFLERHRDQVRAVVLTHSHEDHIGSLPFLLKKVNVPVYGTPYTLRIVEPRLEEHHLLSSTELRVVQAGQTIEVGAFSIEYIRVSHSTVDCCALAITTPIGTVVHTGDFKFDATPVCGDPIDVQRLHEIGRRGVLALLSDSTNVERPGQMPSERVVIPALEDIFDRAAGRIFVSCFASSIHRIQIIFDLAQQFGRQVVAVGRAMERNIEIAERTGFLDTAGILVNAKDFKHFDPCEIVVLASGCQGEPMGAMWRIADRSHRQAWMEAGDTVVLSARQIPGNEKAISKLINRCYRNEVQVVDSTQARIHVSGHGAQEDLRLMLEAIRPKYFIPIHGEYRQLYQHKLFACQTLGFAPDRVLLIESGDVVTLDGETAQIGDKITINRVYIDDTCFLELDETLLRDRRRMAYEGVVIAGVAVEEATGTLLGPPEITTRGYLGVDGDEEEIAELRDVVLAAVEAMPPKERVNGGKEHFQEHLRLALKRHIVRLTGQKPTIVPLVVVV from the coding sequence GTGAACGGTACTAGACTCGAAATCATCCCACTGGGTGGGCTTGGCGAATTTGGCATGAACTGCATGGTCATGCGCTATGGCGGCGACATCATCGTGATTGATGCCGGGCTGATGTTTTCCGAAGTCGGTCACTTCGGCGTGGATTCGATGACGCCGGACTTCTCCTTCCTCGAACGCCACCGAGACCAAGTTCGCGCCGTTGTTCTCACCCACAGCCATGAAGACCACATTGGGTCGCTGCCGTTCCTGCTCAAGAAGGTGAACGTGCCGGTGTACGGGACGCCCTACACCCTGCGGATCGTTGAGCCGCGTCTGGAGGAACACCACTTGTTGTCTTCTACGGAACTACGGGTGGTGCAGGCTGGCCAAACCATTGAAGTCGGCGCATTTTCCATCGAATACATTCGCGTTTCGCACTCTACTGTGGATTGCTGCGCTTTGGCGATTACAACGCCCATCGGGACGGTGGTGCATACCGGCGATTTCAAGTTTGACGCCACACCGGTGTGCGGCGACCCAATAGACGTCCAGCGACTGCATGAGATTGGTCGGCGCGGCGTACTGGCGTTGCTTTCCGACTCCACCAATGTGGAACGTCCAGGGCAAATGCCGTCGGAAAGGGTCGTCATTCCAGCGCTGGAAGACATTTTCGACCGCGCCGCCGGGCGCATTTTCGTAAGTTGCTTCGCCTCAAGCATTCATCGCATCCAGATTATCTTCGATCTGGCCCAGCAGTTCGGACGGCAAGTCGTAGCGGTCGGCCGCGCCATGGAACGCAACATTGAGATCGCCGAGCGGACCGGTTTTCTCGACACGGCGGGCATTCTCGTCAACGCCAAGGACTTCAAGCACTTTGATCCCTGTGAAATCGTCGTTTTGGCGTCAGGCTGCCAAGGCGAACCGATGGGCGCAATGTGGCGGATCGCCGACCGAAGTCATCGGCAGGCTTGGATGGAAGCGGGTGACACGGTTGTGCTGTCGGCGCGGCAGATTCCGGGCAACGAAAAGGCGATCTCCAAGCTCATCAACCGCTGCTATCGCAACGAAGTGCAGGTTGTGGACTCCACGCAGGCGCGCATTCATGTTTCAGGGCACGGCGCGCAGGAGGACCTGCGTCTGATGCTGGAAGCGATTCGTCCGAAGTACTTCATCCCCATTCACGGCGAGTACCGCCAGCTTTACCAACACAAGCTGTTCGCGTGCCAAACGCTGGGGTTCGCCCCTGACCGCGTACTCCTTATTGAAAGCGGCGACGTGGTGACGCTGGACGGCGAAACCGCCCAGATCGGCGACAAAATCACGATCAACCGGGTGTATATTGACGACACTTGCTTCCTTGAACTTGATGAGACTCTGCTTCGTGATCGTCGCCGCATGGCGTATGAGGGTGTCGTCATCGCCGGCGTTGCTGTTGAAGAGGCGACCGGAACATTGCTCGGCCCGCCGGAAATCACGACACGTGGCTACTTGGGGGTGGACGGTGACGAAGAGGAAATCGCTGAACTGCGCGACGTGGTGCTGGCTGCCGTCGAAGCGATGCCGCCCAAAGAGCGTGTCAACGGCGGGAAGGAGCATTTTCAAGAACACCTGCGCCTTGCCCTCAAGCGCCACATCGTGCGCCTGACCGGGCAAAAGCCGACCATTGTTCCGCTGGTGGTCGTCGTCTAA
- a CDS encoding ABC transporter permease: protein MNLTGKIGLVIVTALTLIALLGPLFIPPEQVTFQDLEHSFDPPSWAHPMGLDENGRDILARVVYGARVSLTVGVIVVAVSSAVGLLLGMLSGYIGGWVDRFIAGFWFNVFLAFPGILLAIATVAFLGASLANLILALCVIGWVGYARLIRAQVLKVKEYDFVTAARALGASDVRILFRHILPNAIQPLIVQASLGMAGAILAEASLSFLGLGVPPPTPSWGAMLSDARTHFASGWHMTVFPAAMITLTVLGFNLLGDGLREWLDPKQQRPR, encoded by the coding sequence ATGAACCTGACGGGCAAAATTGGGCTGGTTATCGTGACGGCGCTTACGCTGATCGCCCTGTTGGGGCCGTTGTTCATCCCGCCAGAACAAGTGACATTTCAGGATTTGGAGCACAGCTTTGATCCGCCGTCGTGGGCGCATCCGATGGGACTGGATGAGAACGGCCGCGACATTCTGGCGCGGGTTGTCTACGGAGCGCGGGTGTCGTTGACCGTCGGCGTCATTGTGGTGGCTGTTTCGTCGGCCGTCGGGTTGTTGCTGGGTATGCTCTCCGGTTACATCGGCGGCTGGGTAGATCGCTTCATCGCTGGCTTTTGGTTCAATGTCTTTCTGGCTTTTCCCGGTATTCTGCTGGCGATTGCAACAGTCGCCTTTTTAGGAGCGAGTTTGGCCAATCTCATCTTGGCCCTCTGTGTCATTGGATGGGTTGGATACGCGCGTCTCATCCGGGCGCAGGTGCTCAAGGTGAAGGAGTACGATTTTGTCACCGCCGCCCGCGCATTGGGGGCAAGTGACGTGCGGATTTTGTTTCGGCACATCTTACCCAACGCGATCCAGCCGCTCATTGTTCAGGCAAGTCTCGGGATGGCTGGGGCCATCTTAGCTGAGGCTAGTCTCAGTTTTCTTGGTCTCGGCGTTCCGCCGCCAACGCCAAGCTGGGGCGCAATGCTCAGCGACGCTCGCACGCACTTTGCTTCAGGATGGCACATGACCGTTTTCCCGGCGGCAATGATCACCCTGACCGTCCTTGGCTTTAACCTGCTGGGCGACGGCTTGCGCGAATGGTTAGATCCCAAGCAGCAGCGCCCCCGCTGA
- a CDS encoding N-acetylmuramoyl-L-alanine amidase yields MKRSLRLCYSLLFSLLLILLAPLREHQAHPQATPALSASDELMHRATLLAQSLYSRPPAAREESEYLALANVYTRAIALDAAAMTGDAALVARAELFREMAQLFNKPRYFYAALDSYDAVLRRYPDGPFLVRALVGVARIHERDLHAPDAAEQAYREIIRRFPQSVSAREAAACMARLRATAGQRSPRDVAEAGLEEDATGVATISQVRHFSGPDYARVILDLSAGVAYERRVEGTALVIKLPSAKLSPLVAPVQNFTPANGMLRHIRLNSREGGVEVRIECARLRDFAIFALDSPPRLVADVRGAQPIIEEPSVVAESPTLPPSGTAPRSLVRALGLKVKRIIIDPGHGGSDTGAIGRDGMYEKDVALDIALRLRAAIQRELKDVEAILTRDTDRFVPLEERTAMANARQADLFISIHLNSSPTPLASGVETYFLSLDATKEELDVATRENATTSRSAGELQGLLQRIITDTRIAESRMFAQSIQTSLVAGLSRISPTAGFNRGVKKAPFVVLLGANMPSVLTEVSFLSHPKDGEALRTIEFRQSIAEALCDGIKRYIETLKRPSLVAAE; encoded by the coding sequence GTGAAACGCTCGCTCAGGCTGTGCTACTCGCTCCTGTTCAGCTTGCTGCTGATTCTGCTGGCTCCGCTGCGTGAACATCAGGCGCATCCGCAGGCGACCCCTGCCCTTTCCGCTTCAGACGAACTGATGCATCGGGCGACGTTGTTGGCCCAGTCGCTCTACAGCCGTCCGCCGGCGGCGCGTGAGGAAAGCGAGTATCTGGCGCTGGCGAATGTTTATACGCGCGCAATTGCGCTGGATGCGGCGGCGATGACCGGCGACGCGGCGCTGGTGGCGCGGGCCGAACTGTTTCGTGAGATGGCGCAACTCTTCAACAAGCCGCGCTATTTCTACGCCGCATTGGACAGCTATGACGCGGTGCTGCGCCGCTACCCGGATGGGCCGTTTCTCGTGCGTGCGCTAGTCGGCGTAGCGCGCATTCACGAACGCGATCTGCACGCGCCGGATGCGGCTGAACAAGCTTACCGTGAGATCATTCGGCGGTTTCCGCAATCGGTCAGCGCTCGCGAGGCGGCGGCCTGCATGGCGCGGTTGAGGGCGACTGCTGGACAGCGCAGTCCCCGAGATGTCGCTGAAGCTGGTTTGGAGGAAGACGCCACCGGCGTCGCCACCATTAGTCAGGTTCGGCACTTTTCAGGGCCGGATTACGCGCGCGTGATTCTCGATTTGAGCGCCGGTGTGGCATACGAGCGGCGCGTAGAAGGCACAGCACTCGTGATCAAGCTCCCGTCCGCCAAGCTGTCGCCGTTGGTAGCGCCGGTGCAAAACTTCACGCCCGCCAACGGGATGCTGCGACACATCCGGCTCAACAGTCGGGAGGGTGGGGTTGAGGTGCGGATTGAGTGCGCTCGCCTCCGTGACTTCGCTATTTTCGCCTTGGACAGCCCCCCTCGGCTCGTCGCCGATGTACGCGGCGCGCAGCCGATTATAGAAGAACCCTCAGTGGTGGCGGAGTCCCCAACACTGCCACCGTCTGGTACTGCTCCGAGATCGCTCGTCCGCGCGTTGGGTCTGAAAGTGAAGCGCATCATTATTGATCCCGGTCACGGCGGTTCGGACACTGGCGCAATTGGGCGGGACGGCATGTACGAAAAGGATGTCGCGCTGGACATCGCCTTGCGGTTGCGCGCCGCCATTCAGCGTGAACTCAAGGATGTTGAAGCGATACTGACGCGCGATACAGACCGCTTCGTCCCGCTGGAGGAGCGGACAGCGATGGCCAACGCGCGCCAAGCGGACTTGTTTATTTCGATTCACCTCAACTCCAGCCCGACGCCCTTGGCCAGCGGCGTGGAGACCTACTTCCTGAGCCTTGACGCCACTAAGGAAGAACTCGACGTAGCGACTCGTGAAAACGCCACCACATCGCGGAGCGCTGGAGAGTTGCAGGGGTTGCTCCAGCGCATCATCACGGATACGCGAATTGCTGAGTCGCGGATGTTCGCGCAAAGCATTCAAACGAGCCTTGTCGCTGGTCTAAGCCGGATTAGCCCGACGGCTGGCTTCAATCGGGGCGTCAAAAAAGCGCCTTTCGTTGTCCTGTTGGGCGCGAACATGCCGAGCGTCCTGACAGAGGTTTCTTTCTTGAGCCATCCCAAAGACGGAGAGGCGTTGCGAACGATTGAGTTTCGCCAGAGCATTGCGGAGGCGCTGTGCGATGGCATCAAGCGTTACATTGAAACGCTCAAGCGCCCTAGCCTAGTCGCAGCAGAATGA
- the mutL gene encoding DNA mismatch repair endonuclease MutL encodes MSKIRILPDVVANRIAAGEVVERPASIVKECLENALDANAQQIDIAIERGGKTYIRIRDDGEGMTRDDALLAFERHATSKIRTAEDLAAIQTFGFRGEALAAIGSVTRVTLTTKLHGATSGTEVVLEGGKIRRVRDTAAPGGTEIVLRDLFFNLPARRKFLKTDATEAFHVINLVTHYALANPTRGFTLEHNGRQVLAVTATTDLRARAYQLFGAGLLDGLAPVELVQDGVVVRGFASRPHIQRTTRDGQYLFVNGRFVRDKLISRALSDAYRNILPPGVFPAAMLFVDVPPDAVDVNVHPQKIEVRFRSPQQVLEGITAAVRQALGVAPKFAPFPTLPAAALPRDAADALSPTPSSHPSAVKAALRAFAPPPAEYEPPTTTSPVGGEHRPPSFPAPTAVEPPVAEAHPIPTSETPAEALATEATTAAECLRAVLEGRTRVRCAGAYRPTHGAAPRPLEAALRRESRPDIRILGQMHNSYIVATDADGLLLIDQHVAHERILFEQCVRALLARDITTQMLLTPIVIDLSPAQAAAFDAVAGELETAGFRTTRLAGRTVAVQGVPADLAAADAQNLLAELLDTLAVEQQAVSHEHFLRELAASLACRAAVKANMNLTPEKMTWLVDELFKCEQPTNCPHGRPIVLRFDMPMIERSFKRI; translated from the coding sequence ATGTCGAAGATTCGTATCTTGCCGGATGTCGTCGCCAATCGGATCGCCGCCGGAGAAGTCGTGGAGCGACCGGCTTCGATTGTCAAGGAATGTCTGGAAAACGCGCTGGACGCCAACGCCCAACAGATTGACATCGCCATCGAGCGCGGCGGGAAAACCTACATTCGCATTCGGGATGACGGCGAAGGCATGACGCGCGACGACGCGCTGCTGGCCTTCGAGCGGCATGCGACCAGCAAAATCCGTACAGCCGAAGATTTGGCGGCGATTCAAACCTTTGGCTTTCGCGGCGAAGCCTTGGCCGCCATCGGTTCGGTTACGCGCGTCACACTGACGACCAAGCTCCATGGCGCGACTTCCGGCACCGAAGTTGTGCTTGAAGGCGGAAAAATTCGGCGCGTCCGCGACACAGCGGCACCAGGCGGGACGGAGATTGTGTTGCGCGACTTGTTTTTCAATCTTCCGGCGCGACGCAAGTTTCTCAAAACCGACGCGACGGAAGCCTTCCATGTCATCAACCTTGTGACCCACTATGCTTTGGCCAACCCCACGCGGGGCTTCACACTCGAACACAACGGCCGACAGGTGCTGGCCGTGACGGCGACGACCGACCTGCGAGCACGCGCCTACCAACTCTTCGGCGCCGGACTGCTTGACGGTCTTGCCCCAGTTGAGTTGGTACAGGACGGCGTTGTGGTGCGCGGCTTTGCTTCCCGCCCGCATATTCAGCGAACGACCCGCGATGGGCAGTACCTCTTCGTCAACGGGCGCTTTGTCCGCGACAAGCTCATCAGCCGCGCGCTTTCAGACGCCTACCGCAACATTCTGCCGCCGGGCGTCTTTCCGGCGGCGATGCTCTTTGTGGACGTGCCGCCGGATGCGGTGGATGTCAATGTTCATCCGCAGAAAATCGAAGTTCGCTTTCGGTCACCGCAGCAGGTGCTAGAGGGCATTACGGCGGCGGTGCGGCAGGCGCTGGGAGTTGCGCCTAAATTCGCACCGTTTCCGACGTTGCCGGCCGCCGCGCTTCCACGAGACGCCGCTGACGCGCTATCGCCGACGCCGTCGTCTCATCCTTCAGCCGTCAAAGCGGCGCTCCGGGCTTTTGCTCCGCCGCCAGCGGAGTATGAGCCGCCGACCACCACGTCGCCCGTCGGCGGCGAGCACCGGCCGCCGTCTTTCCCAGCGCCGACCGCCGTTGAACCGCCCGTTGCTGAGGCGCATCCGATCCCGACTTCGGAAACGCCCGCCGAAGCCTTGGCGACGGAAGCGACGACGGCGGCGGAGTGCCTGCGCGCCGTGTTGGAAGGGCGAACGCGCGTCCGTTGCGCCGGGGCTTACCGTCCGACTCACGGGGCGGCCCCCCGTCCGCTTGAAGCCGCGCTTCGGCGCGAGTCACGTCCCGACATTCGCATTTTGGGTCAAATGCACAACAGCTACATTGTGGCGACTGACGCCGACGGTCTGTTGCTGATTGACCAGCACGTTGCGCACGAGCGGATCCTGTTTGAGCAGTGCGTCCGGGCGCTGTTGGCGCGCGACATAACGACGCAAATGTTGCTGACGCCTATCGTTATAGACTTGTCGCCGGCGCAGGCGGCAGCGTTTGACGCTGTGGCGGGCGAATTGGAGACGGCCGGCTTCCGTACAACGCGGCTGGCCGGCCGCACGGTCGCCGTTCAGGGTGTCCCCGCTGACCTTGCTGCCGCCGACGCGCAAAACTTACTTGCCGAACTACTTGACACGTTGGCCGTTGAACAGCAAGCCGTTTCCCACGAACATTTTCTGCGTGAGTTGGCGGCGAGTCTGGCTTGCCGCGCCGCCGTCAAGGCCAACATGAACCTGACGCCGGAGAAAATGACTTGGCTGGTGGATGAGCTTTTCAAGTGCGAACAACCGACCAACTGCCCGCATGGTCGGCCAATTGTTTTGCGCTTTGATATGCCGATGATTGAGCGCAGCTTTAAGCGAATCTAG